A part of Rhodohalobacter barkolensis genomic DNA contains:
- a CDS encoding YceI family protein: MSTDTLTKWTIDTAHSEITFKVKHLVISTVTGKFKEFDATVETDNDDFEDAKITFETSIDSIETGNEDRDNHLKSDDFFNASEYPKMKFESTSFKKTGDGEYKLIGDLTIRDHIKQVELDAEYGGTVVDPYGNTKAGFEVTGKINRKEFGLTWSAVTEAGSVVVSDEVKLNLNVQFTKN, encoded by the coding sequence ATGAGTACTGACACACTAACCAAATGGACCATCGACACGGCTCACTCTGAGATAACATTTAAAGTAAAGCACCTGGTCATTTCAACTGTAACCGGAAAGTTCAAAGAGTTTGATGCCACAGTTGAGACGGATAATGACGATTTTGAAGATGCAAAAATCACCTTTGAAACGTCAATAGATAGCATTGAAACCGGCAACGAAGATCGCGATAATCACCTTAAGTCTGATGATTTCTTTAATGCCTCCGAATATCCAAAAATGAAATTTGAGTCCACTTCATTTAAGAAAACCGGCGACGGTGAGTACAAACTGATAGGCGATCTGACCATTCGTGATCATATCAAACAGGTAGAGCTCGATGCAGAGTATGGCGGAACCGTGGTTGATCCATATGGAAATACTAAAGCCGGATTTGAAGTGACCGGCAAAATCAACCGAAAAGAGTTCGGCTTGACCTGGAGCGCAGTTACGGAAGCCGGAAGCGTAGTTGTTTCGGATGAAGTAAAACTGAATCTGAATGTTCAGTTTACTAAAAACTAA
- a CDS encoding universal stress protein, translated as MKTYKKILVPTDFSKGAEAAYAISRQIAYKFGGKTDFMHVLPTSEYLRDSLKKVPVAVDPEQDVIPEIVKEAEIKLKSVLEEVDEEVRGKIHIGKNRKPADSIIHYSKDESYDLIVMGAKGEDRSLMKRGATTLRTLRNSKIPVLAVDEGVSPGDIKRILLPTDSSQLSLTALPHAVALAHAFGAEIALFYVMEMFGGITEESDFKPEEHEKEKIYEQLMVRLEHYLQDRNPEGIELQRSEKSFLDSLKAGVGASEKFIPLKTVVIAGYSVHYEIEKYAEKNSDLVVMATHGHSGFAHLFLGSITEKVVQNLSKPVMTTRPTETEFERAEKSSIGMVTFNPLP; from the coding sequence ATGAAAACATATAAGAAAATTTTAGTGCCAACTGATTTTTCAAAAGGGGCTGAAGCCGCATACGCAATATCACGACAGATAGCCTATAAGTTTGGCGGTAAAACAGACTTTATGCATGTCCTGCCTACCTCAGAATATCTACGGGACAGTTTAAAGAAAGTGCCGGTTGCGGTAGACCCTGAACAAGATGTGATTCCTGAAATTGTTAAAGAGGCAGAGATAAAACTGAAGTCTGTTTTAGAAGAAGTGGATGAAGAGGTTCGCGGGAAAATTCATATCGGGAAAAACAGGAAACCGGCCGATTCCATCATTCATTACTCCAAGGATGAATCTTACGATTTGATTGTTATGGGTGCTAAAGGGGAAGACCGCTCTTTAATGAAAAGAGGCGCGACAACCCTGCGAACGCTAAGAAATTCAAAAATCCCGGTTCTGGCAGTTGATGAAGGAGTTTCACCCGGAGATATCAAACGAATTCTCCTGCCAACGGATTCATCACAACTTTCCCTAACGGCGCTACCGCATGCAGTAGCACTGGCGCATGCATTTGGAGCAGAAATCGCCCTATTCTATGTCATGGAAATGTTTGGCGGTATTACTGAGGAGTCTGATTTTAAACCAGAAGAGCATGAAAAAGAGAAGATTTATGAGCAGCTGATGGTTCGGTTAGAACACTACCTGCAGGACAGAAATCCTGAAGGAATTGAACTGCAAAGGAGTGAAAAGTCATTTCTCGATAGCCTTAAAGCCGGTGTGGGTGCATCAGAAAAATTTATTCCACTTAAAACTGTGGTAATTGCAGGATATTCCGTTCACTATGAAATTGAGAAGTACGCCGAAAAGAATTCAGATCTTGTTGTGATGGCAACCCACGGCCATAGCGGATTTGCACATCTATTTCTGGGATCGATTACGGAGAAAGTGGTTCAAAATCTATCCAAGCCTGTGATGACTACCCGTCCAACAGAAACTGAATTTGAACGGGCTGAAAAAAGCAGTATCGGTATGGTGACGTTCAATCCACTTCCTTAA